In Candidatus Lokiarchaeota archaeon, one DNA window encodes the following:
- a CDS encoding DUF1177 family protein — MKQIIEVSDILDSAEVDGGDVGSFLAESGVEDITIETISAEGGKTDVVRVVIPGTKGKTTGGNAPTLGIIGQLGGIGARPEVLGLVSDADGAIVALAVSMKLAASAKRGDVLDGDVIITTHIAPDAPIRPHDPVPFMISPVPSKDLLRHLVDDNMDAILSIDATKGNRVIKTEGFAITPTVKNGWILKVSNDLIDIYERVMGKSVAVVPITMQDITPYGSGVYHINSIMQPWIMSSSPLVGVATTANVPVPGSGGGANYVYGVEAAARFCVETAIAFTAGSCRFYDNEEFDILVEKFGEMDSFLRKA; from the coding sequence TTGAAACAGATAATCGAAGTTTCTGACATTTTAGACAGTGCAGAAGTTGATGGCGGGGATGTTGGTAGTTTCTTGGCCGAATCCGGTGTTGAAGACATTACCATCGAAACCATTTCTGCAGAAGGCGGGAAGACAGATGTTGTGAGGGTTGTCATACCTGGAACAAAAGGAAAAACCACGGGGGGCAATGCTCCGACTCTCGGTATCATCGGACAGTTGGGTGGTATCGGAGCCAGACCTGAAGTTCTTGGTCTAGTATCAGATGCTGATGGAGCTATTGTTGCACTTGCTGTTTCTATGAAATTAGCAGCTTCTGCCAAGCGTGGTGACGTACTTGACGGAGATGTCATTATCACTACCCATATAGCTCCGGATGCCCCTATACGACCTCATGATCCAGTACCATTTATGATTTCACCAGTACCAAGTAAGGACTTGTTACGCCATCTAGTCGATGACAACATGGATGCTATACTTTCGATAGATGCAACTAAGGGCAATCGTGTTATTAAGACTGAGGGGTTCGCTATCACTCCTACCGTGAAAAACGGATGGATTCTGAAGGTTAGCAACGACCTAATTGACATCTACGAGAGAGTTATGGGAAAATCCGTAGCTGTTGTTCCAATAACGATGCAAGACATAACTCCCTACGGAAGTGGTGTTTACCACATCAACTCGATTATGCAACCTTGGATTATGTCCTCATCACCATTAGTTGGTGTAGCAACCACTGCCAATGTCCCGGTTCCTGGAAGTGGTGGTGGGGCAAATTATGTATATGGAGTAGAGGCGGCAGCACGCTTTTGCGTGGAAACAGCAATAGCATTCACAGCTGGCTCCTGCAGGTTCTATGATAATGAAGAATTCGATATCCTAGTCGAGAAATTTGGGGAGATGGATTCATTCCTTAGGAAAGCATGA
- a CDS encoding AAA family ATPase, which produces MSKTKECQLLTSKSQSQGDHMTENIMISGETLSGKTMVAIAIASKLRERGISVGYFKPVGKKSFERSHDYDVDVDEDALVMKDVLDLSTDLGCICPVVRTQSSYDEFLRIGHDELLTKIQNCYKKAAKDKEYVLLEGTKAPWHLLHVGLSTPQLAKDFNCRVICLVNFPDVSAIDDVLLQRDLFRQHGIESISVVLNMVPPMLKSAVTEDIIPFLKEKGVDFCGVVYKHRELFSPSLGEIKRALDGEMLIGEEKKDILIDQFQIGSMGYQHALKWFRRAKDKAVIAGGDRSDICLAALETDTNLLILTGGLGPDIRTISKAKEEGVPIMMTAHDTYTTGKIVDDLVGTVTAENKKKIRAVEKIIGENINLECIGL; this is translated from the coding sequence ATGAGCAAAACGAAGGAGTGTCAGCTGTTGACGTCAAAATCACAATCTCAGGGTGATCACATGACAGAAAACATCATGATTAGCGGTGAAACTCTTAGTGGTAAGACTATGGTTGCTATTGCGATAGCCTCTAAGCTACGTGAAAGAGGCATTTCTGTTGGATATTTCAAACCTGTTGGCAAGAAGAGTTTCGAGCGAAGTCACGATTACGATGTGGATGTTGACGAGGACGCTCTCGTCATGAAGGATGTTCTTGACCTTTCGACAGACTTGGGCTGTATTTGTCCAGTAGTACGAACCCAGTCAAGCTATGATGAATTCCTGAGGATTGGTCATGATGAGCTCCTGACTAAAATACAGAATTGTTACAAGAAAGCAGCTAAGGACAAAGAGTACGTTTTGCTGGAAGGAACGAAAGCACCATGGCATCTGCTCCATGTAGGCCTTTCAACGCCCCAGCTTGCTAAAGATTTCAACTGTCGAGTTATTTGTTTGGTAAACTTTCCTGATGTTTCAGCAATTGACGATGTCCTTCTTCAGCGGGATCTTTTCAGACAACACGGTATCGAATCGATAAGTGTCGTCTTGAACATGGTTCCGCCAATGTTGAAATCCGCTGTAACAGAAGACATCATACCGTTTCTCAAAGAAAAAGGAGTGGACTTCTGTGGCGTTGTATACAAACACCGCGAGCTTTTCAGTCCCAGTCTTGGAGAGATAAAACGTGCACTTGATGGCGAGATGTTGATTGGTGAAGAGAAGAAAGATATATTGATTGATCAATTTCAGATTGGATCTATGGGCTACCAGCATGCGCTGAAATGGTTCAGACGTGCCAAGGACAAGGCTGTCATTGCTGGTGGTGATCGGTCTGACATATGCTTGGCTGCTTTGGAAACTGATACAAATCTGTTGATTTTGACCGGCGGGCTTGGACCCGATATTCGGACTATCTCCAAGGCAAAAGAAGAGGGCGTGCCCATCATGATGACAGCTCACGATACATACACAACCGGGAAAATCGTTGACGATTTGGTGGGAACAGTTACCGCTGAAAACAAGAAGAAGATTCGTGCAGTAGAGAAAATAATCGGCGAGAATATCAATCTAGAATGTATCGGCCTGTAG
- a CDS encoding crotonase gives MPEYETMLYSKEGSFLSPVKNTAVIKFNRIDAMNAINDQFIQDLSDALDEAEKDDEIRSVVLATAHEKVFCTGADLKMAQGLLETPEEVKELVSQGQQALDKIAKLEKPVIAAIHGLCLGGGTEIALACDIRIADETAKIGTPEVSLGLIPAWGGCVRLPRVVGLGKAMELVLTGGQVSADEALEIGLVSKVTSEEELMSQAMWYGAKLGGNAPIALKLAKKAVHMAFEEDYEDNLEFQVEAAYECFQTEDLAEGIQAVFEKRRGKFKGE, from the coding sequence ATGCCAGAGTACGAAACTATGTTATATAGTAAAGAAGGCAGTTTTCTTTCACCAGTAAAAAACACTGCTGTAATCAAGTTCAATCGAATTGATGCGATGAACGCTATCAATGATCAGTTCATCCAAGATTTGAGTGATGCGCTTGATGAAGCAGAGAAGGACGATGAGATTCGTTCAGTTGTACTTGCAACAGCACACGAGAAGGTCTTTTGTACAGGTGCAGACCTGAAAATGGCCCAGGGACTGCTTGAGACTCCTGAGGAGGTCAAGGAGTTAGTTTCTCAAGGACAACAGGCACTCGACAAGATTGCAAAACTGGAGAAGCCGGTTATCGCCGCCATTCACGGTTTGTGTTTGGGTGGTGGAACGGAAATTGCGCTTGCTTGTGATATTCGAATTGCAGATGAGACCGCGAAGATAGGCACTCCTGAAGTGAGTCTTGGCCTTATTCCTGCATGGGGTGGCTGTGTAAGGTTGCCACGTGTTGTTGGACTGGGCAAAGCGATGGAACTCGTTTTGACTGGTGGTCAGGTAAGTGCCGACGAAGCTTTGGAAATCGGACTCGTAAGTAAGGTGACTTCGGAGGAGGAGCTCATGAGTCAGGCGATGTGGTACGGAGCCAAACTAGGTGGAAACGCCCCAATCGCTTTGAAGCTCGCAAAGAAAGCTGTGCATATGGCCTTTGAAGAGGATTACGAGGACAACCTTGAATTCCAAGTTGAAGCGGCATACGAATGCTTCCAGACTGAGGATCTCGCAGAAGGTATCCAAGCAGTCTTCGAAAAACGGCGAGGCAAGTTCAAAGGAGAATAA